One part of the Vicia villosa cultivar HV-30 ecotype Madison, WI linkage group LG6, Vvil1.0, whole genome shotgun sequence genome encodes these proteins:
- the LOC131615137 gene encoding uncharacterized protein LOC131615137, with protein MFPGRRGLKPLFMEGVVAFLSFAFAQECCRREGGVRCPCLKCGCRNIISDPSEVKRHLERVGFRPNYWVWTSNGETMQEMNIEASSSQTHIEPDINRADSGSSSSQMQCQEQFNFVEEMFTDALGVNVAYDEPQDIDGEELPNEKAQRFYQLLKEINIPLFEGSSDSKLSMCVRLLAAKSNWNVPDQCLEFFAKMMLDATPMKENMPISYYDAKRVVSKLGLEFCESPRYLVSSKGVDQRQNRIAVKSMFYLPIIPRLQRMFASMHSASQMAWHHTNRISSGMMRHPSDGEAWKHFDRVHPEFALEPRNVRLGLCSDGFTPYNFSGNAYSCWPVIVTPYNLPPEMCMTKPYMFLTCIIPGPSSPKAGIDVYLQPLIDDLKRLWVGAWTYDVSRKQNFNMRAALMWTINDFPAYGMLSGWGTHGKMGCPHCMNHTKAFTLDFGRKSSWFDCHRRFLPTNHEFRRNKDAFRKGIKVKDLPPPRLSSTQVWNNVCDLPKFTDYGETRRIKGYGVDHNWTKRSIFWDLPYWKDNLLRHNLDVMHIEKNFFDNVLNTVMDNEKTKDNEKARKDMELYCNRKELELKPRPNGKLLKPKACYTLTPQEAKAVCRWLNELRMPDGYSSNLARCADANTGKLHGMKSHDCHIFMERLLPIAFSSLPKNVLNPLTEISQFFKDICASTLRVDDIIKLDRNIPVILCKLEQIFPPGFFDSMEHLPVHLAYEAFLGGPVQYRWMYPFERFMGDSKRSVKNKARVEGSICAHYIHRETSHFCSHYFNHMMLSLRIIRNKVHFSERSQFTLSVFGRPGRPAGKKSEHWLSQKEMQSAHVHVLINCVEVKPYLEAFGTYYYQSTGEQPSTGYTHAYFPTWFKQQLSCIVTLSPDLIHLRNLSEGPSQRVNEWHTYFVNGYKFHTEEWSVGKKTVNSGVVVKGVTEGGEDDFYGVITHIYELVYNYMDSENKVVLFYCDWYDPSSRGTKIDKKYNIVEIRRDRKYKEYDPFIMAHNVRQVYYVPYPSITPRKREWCVVIKSNPMGHIETDELMEDVAYQHDEISPVNEVIETEEIVSLCDTAVDGQQVDASILLSTNPMEEEHEELGESEDNNIRCDEDNEDYDDE; from the exons atgTTTCCTGGACGACGTGGGCTTAAACCACTTTTTATGGAAGGAGTTGTCGCGTTTCTCTCGTTtgcgtttgctcaagaatgttgtcgcAGGGAAGGAGGGGTAAGGTGTCCGTGTTTAAAGTGTGGTTGCAGAAATATTATTAGTGACCCTAGTGAAGTGAAACGTCACTTGGAGAGAGTGGGTTTTAGGCCAAATTACTGGGTTTGGACATCTAATGGGGAAACAATGCAGGAGATGAATATAGAGGCTTCTAGTAGTCAAACACATATAGAACCAGATATAAATAGAGCTGATTCAGGGAGTAGTTCATCACAAATGCAATGCCAGGAGCAATTTAATTTTGTCGAGGAGATGTTCACTGACGCATTAGGGGTGAATGTGGCGTATGATGAACCACAAGACatagatggagaagagctcccgaaTGAGAAAGCTCAAaggttttatcagttgttgaaagaaataaatataccATTGTTTGAGGGGTCTTCTGACTCTAagctatcaatgtgtgtgagacttTTGGCTGCgaagtcaaattggaatgttcctgatcagtgtttagaATTCTTTGCGAAAATGATGTTGGACGCGACTCCTATGAAAGAAAACATGCCTATAAGTTATTATGATGCAAAGAgggtggtgtcgaagttgggattAGAA ttttgcgaGAGTCCGAGGTATTTAGTTAGCAGTAAAGGAGTTGACCAAAGACAAAATCGCATTGCAGTGAAATCTATGTTCTATCTACCAATAATACCTAGGTTGCAAAGAATGTTTgcatcaatgcacagtgcaagccaAATGGCATGGCACCATACAAACAGAATTAGTTCAGGCATgatgcgacatccatctgatggcgaggcatggaaacacTTTGATAGAGTTCATCCTGAATTTGCACTTGAACCTAGGAATGTCCgacttggattatgctcagatggtttcaCTCCTTATAATTTTTCAGGAAatgcatattcttgttggccagttattgttacCCCGTACAatctccctcctgagatgtgcatgacgaaACCTTACATGTTTTTGACATGCATCATTCCGGGACCGTCGAGTCCAAAGGCAGGAATCGATGTTTATttgcaacctttaattgatgatctcAAGAGGCTGTGGGTGGGAGCGTGGACTTATGATGTGTCtcgtaaacaaaattttaatatgcGAGCGGCTTTGATGTGGACAATTAATGACTTTcctgcatatggcatgttgtctggatgGGGTACACATGGTAAAATGGGATGTCCGCATTGCATGAATCACACAAAAGCGTTTACTTTGGACTTTGGTAGGAAAagttcgtggtttgactgtcatcgTAGGTTCTTACCTACCAACCATGAATTTAGAAGGAATAAAGATGCTTTTAGAAAAGGAATAAAAGTAAAAGATCTACCTCCCCCTCGATTGTCATCGACTCAAGTATGGAATAATGTTTGTGACCTACCAAAATTCACAGACTATGGTGAAACACGTAGAATTAAAGGATATGGGGTTGACcataattggacaaaaagaagtatcttTTGGGACCTCCCATATTGGAAGGATAATTTGTTGCGTCATAAtcttgatgttatgcatattgagaagaacttTTTTGATAATGTGCTTAACACGGTGATGGATAATGAGAAGACAAAAGACAATGAGAAGGCTAGGAAAGACATGGAACTTTATTGTAATCGAAAAGAATTGGAGTTGAAACCTCGACCAAACGGaaaattattaaaacccaaggcttgttacACTCTTACTCCCCAAGAAGCAAAAGCTGTATGTCGGTGGTTAAATGAATTGAGGATGCCTGATGGTTATTCTTCTAACCTGGCAAGATGTGCTGACGCCAACACTGGTAAattgcatggaatgaaaagtcacgattgtcatATTTTCATGGAACGATTACTTCCAATTGCATTCAGTTCACTGCCCAAGAATGTGCTTAATCCACTTACTGAGATCAGTCAATTTTTTAAAGACATTTGTGCTTCAACTTTAAGAGTAGACGACATCATTAAATTGGACCGAAATATTCCTGTCATTCTTTGCAAGTTGGAGCAAATATTCCCGCCAGGTTTCTTTGATTCTATGGAGCATCTCCCTGTGCATCTTGCTTATGAAGCTTTTCTAGGTGGACCTGTTCAATATAGATGGATGTATCCATTTGAAcgattcatgggtgattcaaagcgatcagtaAAAAATAAGGCACGAGTTgagggatcaatttgtgcacattATATACATcgcgaaacatcacatttttgctctCATTATTTCAATCACATGATGTTGTCTCTAAGAATCATAAGGAACAAAGTTCACTTcagtgaaagaagtcaatttacctTATCAGTTTTCGGTCGTCCAGGCCGTCCCGCAGGGAAGAAGAGTGAGCATTGGCTTTCACAAAAAGAAATGCAATCTGCTCATGTTCATGTGCTGATTAACTGTgttgaagttaaaccatatcttga GGCATTTGGTACCTACTATTATCAAAGCACAGGCGAACAACCATCGACAGGTTACACACATGCCTATTTTCCAACATGGTTTAAGCAACAATTATCATGTATTGTTACACTAAGTCCTGACTTAATACATTTGCGAAATTTGTCTGAAGGCCCTAGTCAACGTGtaaatgaatggcacacataTTTTGTAAACGGTTACAAATTTCACACTGAGGAATGGAGTGTAGGGAAGAAAACCGTAAACAGTGGTGTAgtcgtaaaaggagttacagaggGTGGTGAGGACGACTTCTATGGGGTTATCACACATATTTACGAGTTGGTTTATAATTATATGGActcggaaaataaagttgtcttattTTATTGTGATTGGTATGATCCATCTTCTAGAGGaacaaaaattgataaaaagtATAACATTGTTgagattcgaagagatagaaagtacaaagagtatgaccctttcattATGGCACAtaatgttaggcaagtttattatgtaccttatccttcaaTTACCCCACGGAAACGAGAATGGTGTGTTGTAATCAAATCCAACCCAATGGGTCACATTGAAACTGATGAGTTAATGGAAGATGTTGCATACCAACATGATGAGATTTCACCTGTTAATGAGGTAATTGAAACCGAGGAGATTGTAAGTTTGTGTGATACTGCAGTTGATGGTCAACAAGTTGACGCAAGTATCTTGTTGTCAACAAATCCTATGgaagaagagcatgaagagcTAGGAGAGTCTGAAGACAATAATATCAGATGCGATGAAGACAACGAAGATTATGATGATGAATAA
- the LOC131615138 gene encoding uncharacterized protein LOC131615138: MPPKKDDKGKGQQKPRRTRFIVEEVPNSDMFVPMPRSTPRYTTPPMHPTPPMHPTPSMHPTPSMHPTPPMSGSFTGLLSMPPGSGFFCPPGYSYPTYFPMETGGSSMPLPMHMGTGGSGSLPLPMHMETGGSSMPLPIPSEDDTSAPGDTSAPGDTSAHGDTSAEEQTKRKRILKKNTTQKIKYHEGRLVIYPDAGSIVPSHQAVSIITNIIKEKYTQFWPSYGAVHEDDKEKWFQAFKEYCIWDVRDEVAIKENFHSKCAARFSDTMRNVRLKWEAKGTRPRWIGEDIFPKLIDHWNSDKFKEISEQAKKNRASEVGGCNYAAGSISVAEVARRMREELGRTPLLNELHMETHLKRNGEFIDERAKITQENFDKELALKLSEHPEIPEPPPGYPVDPSIGFQTWYKVSGGKKKNGRVYCAGGYSKNIMRRSRDFKMRYADGEGSSTPPILTAEMLETVRNLANTEAAQQVAARNLEIEEMKRTQLEMQEEMQRRERELQEEMRREFQEELRRQAQEYQEAMRIANERSQRFDQFFASQNMGGGGFGGTSGYGGADEEEEEQDGGNN, translated from the exons ATGCCACCCAAAAAAGATGATAAAGGTAAGGGTCAACAAAAGCCTCGTCGCACTAGATTCATTGTAGAGGAGGTTCCTAACTCAGATATGTTTGTTCCTATGCCACGCTCTACTCCACGCTATACTACACCGCCTATGCATCCTACACCGCCTATGCATCCTACACCGTCTATGCATCCTACACCGTCTATGCATCCTACACCGCCCATGTCTGGATCTTTCACTGGATTACTATCCATGCCCCCTGGATCAGGTTTTTTTTGTCCTCCTGGATACTCTTACCCCACATATTTTCCTATGGAGACAGGTGGATCTAGCATGCCATTACCCATGCATATGGGGACAGGTGGATCTGGTAGCTTGCCATTACCCATGCATATGGAGACAGGTGGATCTAGCATGCCATTACCCATCCCTTCAGAGGATGATACCAGTGCTCCTGGAGATACCAGTGCTCCTGGAGATACCAGCGCTCATGGAGATACTAGTGCTGAGGAGCAAACGAAGAGGAAgcgtattttgaaaaaaaatacgaCTCAAAAAATTAAGTATCATGAGGGCAGACTAGTCATTTATCCCGATGCAGGATC aaTTGTTCCTTCACATCAGGCAGTATCGATCATAACAAATATTATTAAAGAGAAGTACACACAATTCTGGCCGTCTTATGGAGCTGTACATGAAGATGATAAGGAAAAATGGTTTCAGGCATTTAAG GAGTATTGTATTTGGGATGTTAGAGATGAGGTCGCGATTAAAGAAAACTTTCACTCAAAATGTGCTGCTCGATTTTCTGATACTATGAGGAATGTTAGACTGAAATGGGAAGCAAAAGGGACACGTCCACGTTGGATAGGAGAAGATATATTCCCAAAGCTTATTGATCATTGGAATTCTGATAAGTTTAAGGAAATATCGGAGCaggcaaagaaaaatagagcatCTGAAGTTGGTGGCTGCAACTACGCAGCAGGAAGTATTAGTGTGGCTGAAGTTGCGCGAAGAATg cgTGAAGAATTAGGCAGAACTCCACTTCTTAATGAGCTTCACATGGAGACTCATCTCAAGAGAAATGGAGAGTTTATTGACGAGCGCGCAAAAATCACACAA gagaatTTTGATAAAGAACTTGCCCTAAAGTTGTCAGAGCATCCTGAAATACCTGAACCACCACCGGGGTATCCTGTTGACCCTAGTATTGGTTTTCAAACTTGGTATAAGGTTTCAGgtggaaagaagaaaaatgggaGAGTGTATTGTGCTGGAGGGTattccaaaaatatcatgcgGCGTAGTAGAGATTTCAAAATGAGATATGCTGATGGAGAAGGATCATCCACTCCACCTATATTAACCGCCGAAATGCTTGAAACTGTGAGAAACTTGGCAAATACTGAGGCCGCACAACAAGTAGCAGCAAGAAATTTGGAAATCGAAGAGATGAAGAGAACACAATTAGAGATGCAGGAGGAAatgcaaagaagagaaagagaattacAGGAAGAAATGAGGAGAGAATTTCAGGAAGAATTGAGGAGGCAAGCACAAGAGTATCAAGAAGCAATGCGAATTGCAAATGAGCGGTCACAAAGGTTTGATCAATTTTTTGCTTCACAGAATATGGGTGGTGGTGGATTTGGAGGAACTAGTGGATATGGAGGAGctgatgaagaagaggaggaacaaGATGGGGGGAATAATTAA